A portion of the Mesobacillus jeotgali genome contains these proteins:
- a CDS encoding response regulator, whose translation MTTKIVIIDDHQLFREGVKRILDFESTFQVVAEGDDGSEAITLVEQYQPDVIIMDINMPNRNGVEATAELIEKYPDSKVIILSIHDDENYVTHALKTGATGYLLKEMDADALVEAVKVVADGGSYLHPRVTHNLVKEYRRLSADDGGTDKYISQVEIRRPLHLLTRRECEVLQLLADGKSNRGIGEALFISEKTVKNHVSNILQKMNVNDRTQAVVVAIKNGWVEVR comes from the coding sequence ATGACAACAAAGATTGTCATTATTGACGACCATCAACTTTTCAGAGAAGGGGTAAAACGGATTCTTGATTTTGAATCAACATTCCAAGTCGTGGCTGAAGGTGATGACGGCAGCGAAGCGATTACGCTAGTAGAACAGTACCAGCCTGATGTTATCATTATGGATATCAATATGCCTAACAGAAATGGCGTTGAGGCGACAGCTGAATTGATTGAGAAGTATCCAGATTCAAAAGTCATCATATTATCGATTCATGATGATGAGAATTATGTAACACACGCTCTTAAAACCGGAGCAACTGGTTACCTTTTAAAAGAAATGGACGCAGATGCTCTAGTAGAAGCTGTAAAAGTCGTTGCTGACGGTGGCTCTTACTTACATCCAAGGGTAACTCATAATCTGGTCAAAGAATATCGTCGTCTATCAGCTGATGATGGCGGAACCGACAAATACATATCACAGGTTGAAATTCGTCGACCACTCCACCTACTTACACGTCGAGAATGTGAAGTCCTTCAATTGTTGGCAGATGGAAAGAGCAATAGAGGTATTGGGGAAGCGTTGTTCATCAGTGAAAAGACTGTAAAGAACCACGTAAGTAATATATTGCAAAAAATGAATGTAAATGACCGTACTCAAGCTGTTGTTGTTGCAATCAAGAATGGCTGGGTAGAGGTTAGATAA
- the sda gene encoding sporulation histidine kinase inhibitor Sda: protein MVIISLLWELSDEKLIEAYQQATLLNLDESFIEMLIEELDNRGLEALKTQYVS, encoded by the coding sequence GTGGTCATCATTTCTTTACTATGGGAACTATCAGATGAAAAATTAATTGAAGCATACCAACAGGCTACTCTGTTGAATTTAGATGAATCCTTTATTGAAATGCTAATAGAAGAACTTGATAACCGTGGACTAGAAGCTTTAAAAACCCAATATGTTTCTTAA